The genomic stretch TCTGGTGTAATGACCACTTCGCGCGCCTGTGAGCCGTTATAGGGACCAACGATCCCGTCTTCCGCCATGAAATCGATCAGGCGGGCTCCGCGACCATAGCCCACGCCTAATGCCCGCTGCAGGAGCGACACGCTTCCGCGTTGCTCGGCGACAATCACGTCGACGGCTGCTTCGTATAGTTCGTCTCGCTTCTTCATCTTGGCCGGGTCGGCGGTCGCGCCGTCTTCGACCTTCAGTTGGACGAGCTCTTTCACGAAGTCTTGCTCGCCCGTACTGACGAATTCGACGACGCGGTTGATCTCTTCGTCGCTCAGGTACGTACCTTGACCACGCATCAGCGTCGACGTGCCTGGCCAGAGGAATAACATGTCACCATTGCCCAGCAGCTTGTCGGCCCCCATTTCGTCGAGAACCACGCGGCTGTCCGTACGACTGGCGACCTGGAAGGAGATACGTGCTGGTAAGTTGGATTTGATCAAACCGGTAATAACGTCCACGGTCGGCTTCTGCGTGGCGAGAATCAGGTGGATACCGACCGCTCGCGACTTTTGGGCCAATCGAATAATGTGTTGTTCAACTTCCTTACCGGCAGTCATCATCATGTCGGCGATTTCGTCCGCCACGATCACGATGTAGGGCAAGTGCGTCGCGACGTTGTTCCGTTCCCCCTCATCTTCGCAGCCCATGCGATCCCAGATTTCTTCTTCACCAAGTGCGTTGAACGCACTCAAGTGACGCACACCAACCTGGGCAAGCAGTTGGTAACGCTCTTCCATCTTTTCGACGGCCCAAGCCAGGATCGCTTCGGCCTTCTTCATGTCGGTCACCACCGGGTGCATCAAATGCGGCAGTGTGCGGTAGCACGAGAGTTCGACCATTTTCGGGTCGATCATCAGCATGCGAACTTCATCGGGACGGCGCGTCATCAAGATCGAGGTGATTAGCGCGTTCAAACAGACCGACTTACCGGTACCCGTACGACCGGCGATCAGAAGGTGAGGCATCGCTGCGAGGTCGACCGCCAACGAGTTCCCCGAAACGTCCTTACCGAGGAAGATCGGCACCTTCATCTTGTTCATGCGACCGCTGGCTTCTTCCATCACCTCGCGTAAACGCACCATCTGGCGTTCTTCGTTCGGGACTTCGATACCAACGGTGTTCTTGCCGGGGATCGGTGCCACGATACGCACACTGGGCACTCGCAGGGCAATTGCCAGGTCGTCGGCCAGGCCGGTGATTTTCGACAAACGCAGCCCTGCTTCGAGCTCGACTTCGTACTGCGCAATGACCGGGCCCGTTTCGATTTCGACCACTTTCACGTTGAAGCCGAAGTTGAGGAACGTTTTCTCGAGAACTTTCGCCTTCTGGCGGACTTCACGTTCCTGTTCTTCGAACGAGAAGTCGTCGCTCTCGATCAACAGTTCGATCGGCGGCAATTCGTAGTTCTTTGGATTCGATCGGCCATCGGCAGCGCTGTCCAGTTCGCTCATCACCGACTTGCGGTCTTCGTCCTGTTTCTCCTTCTTGCTCTTGCGCGACTTGACCGAAAGAGGTGACGTTTCCTGAGGCTTGTCGACGCGAGTGATCGGAACTTCCTCGTCGATTTCCTCTTCCTCGAGTTCCTCTTCGACTTCTTCGTCGATCTCTTCTTCCTCTTCTGGCTCCTCCTCGTCGACTTCTTCTTCGTCGATTTCCTGTTCGCCGCCTAGGACTTCTTCGCCATCCTCAAACGGAATCTCTTCGTCAACGTCGGTCTTGATCTGGCGACCGCCGATCTTGATGCGAACCCCCTTCTCGTCGACCTCTTCCTCTTCGTATTCGTACTCATCTTCTTCGCCATCTAAACCGAATTCAGCCCGCAGTTTGGCACGCTTCTCTTCGGCCAGGCGTTCGCGACGACTCTTCCAGGCGGCCGCACCGGCCTGAGTCTTTTCCTTCGCCTTCACGAGGCCCCAAACAGTAATGCGGACCAGTTCGTACTCGGTACAAAGCAGCAGCCCGCAAGCGATGACCGTGAGGCAAAGAATCACGCTGCCGGTTGTGGCGAAGTGCTCGCTGAGGAATTGCTGGCCGACCAAACCAAGCTTGCCACCCGAACCGCTGATCGGCCCTGGCGAAGCCCCAGGGACGACGATGGTCACCAGAGTCGTGATGCCAGCTAATGTGGCCAGCCAACCCGCCAGGCGAATCGCAGGCGACGTAATCTCGCGCCGCATGAGAAGGACCACATCGAGCGTGCCGAGGCTAACCACGGCGAAGTAAGCCCCAATCCCCAGCGTTACCAACAGAAAGTCAGCCGCCAACGCGCCGATGCCACCACACAGGTTATGCACGACTTGCGGTTGAGGAAAAACAACTTGATCAGGCTGATAAAAATTTGCCAGCGGAGCAGGAAGTTCTCCGATCGCATCGTCGGCGCGATACGACAACAGCGACAACGCCAGGAAGATTGTCAGCGCGGACAATCCTATGGCGATCAAATCTCGCTGGATACTTCGCTCTTCGAACATGCGATGCTATCAGGAAAACGGGGAGATCGATGGAAGCCAGTCCGAACCCAAAACTCGGAAGCCGGCGCTCCACTGTCCTCCTTCGGCTTTGCTAGCGACAAAGCCACAATGCGTTTTTTTCCCACGCAAACGATTCTCTAGAAGCCATATCCCACAAGCATGGCACCATCGTTACAGCCGCTACAAGTAGTCGTTGGCGAAGTTCCGCACCGATCGCCAACCACCCTCTTTGCCGGGTTGGACCACGGCAAGCAGGTTGCCGGCCGCATCGACCACAGCCGCTTCCCGGGCCTCGGCCACGTCGATCGAAATCAGCTTGCCGTGCACCAGTCGCACGATATCCTCCTGCCCAACGGTTACTTGAGACAGGCCCTGCACGGCTTGCACTGTGGGCAAGAGCGATCGTTCGATCGTCGCGCGATCGAACCCTTCGCATGGATTCACCGCATCTTCCCGCCGAAAATTGCCGATCGCAGTTCGGGCAAGTTCGGCCATGACCGCTTCGGTCCCCAATTGTTGGGCCAAATCGCGCCCGAGCGATCGGACATAGGTTCCACTTCCACACCGGATCTCTAACCAGAGATCGGGATAGTGATAGGCCAGGACTTCGATCGAATAGATTTCGATCTCGCGAGCTGCAAGCTCGACCTTCTTTCCTTGTCGAGCCAGATCGTACGCCCGCTTCCCAGCGATCTTTAAAGCCGAGAAGGCAGGCGGAACTTGCATGATTTTGCCATGCAACAAGGGAAGCGCCGCGTCGATCTGCTCGCGCGATGGCTGGGGCGGATTGATGAGCGTCTCGACGTGCCCTTCGATGTCTTCCGTTTCGCTCTTCTTTCCCAGAATAAACTTCGCGACGTACGTCTTGGGAAGCCGCTGGATGTACTCGATTAGTTTCGTTCCGTGCCCCACAGGGCAAACCAGCACGCCGGTTGCCAAGGGATCGAGTGTGCCCGCATGCCCTGTTTTTACTGGGCGAATCAACCGCTGGACGATGTTCACGATATCGCGTGAGGTCTTGCCGGCTGGCTTGTTGAGATTCAGAATTCCGTGCATGCGACTCTAATTCGTGCGAAACTGTGGGGCGAGGAACAATTATTCCTCGCAATATCCGAAGACAACAAGGGGTCTGAATCAACGTTCGCTTCCGATCGCCGCGTCGCCACTGATAAATCTTGGCCCGCCGCATGAGCCCCTTCAAACTTCGATTGAACTGCTTAAGAACTAACATTGTAGGCATCTTCCTGTGAACTTCATGATTCGTATTGTTTTGATGATTTCGTTTTCACTGTTCGTGATCTCTGGCTGTGGGAAAACGCCTCCCCCACAACCAGTCGCCGTTGCCGTGCCGCCAGGCATGACGGTCGAGATCTACGAACTTGATCCCACGCAAGACCCCAGCAGCCTCACCGCCGTGCATCCCGAGACGGGCAAGCCGATCTTCCTGAAAACGCCCCCGCTGATTGCTACCAGCGATGTCGCGACCATCGCCGAGGTGGTCGAATCGCCCCCGCTTCACTCCGAATCGCCCCCGCTTCACTCCGAATCGGCCACGCTGCAAATCAACCTGAACCCGACCGGCGCCACCAATATGGCCACCGCGACCGCCACACCGAGCGGGCAAGAGCTGGCCATCGTCGTCAATGGCGTGACCGTCGCAGTTGCCCAAGTACGGACACAAATCAGTGATAAAATGGTCATCCAGGGAGGTAACGACACAGGGGAATTCCAGCGTCAAATCGGCATGCTCACCGGCGGCAAATAGCCACTCGCAGCAAGCTTCGCGTTTGACTTCCCTCAAGCATCCCAGCCAGGCGCTTCAAACTTCAAACGCCCTGCGAGCATTTTCTTGAGCACGCCAGAGATAAGCCTGTACAGGCAGCAGGCTTACGGCCGTGAAAAACTTTTTCTTAAGTTTACATCCGCCCACTGGGGCGGAAGCGTTTCACGTTTTCCATGCGATGCTGAGGGAGTGAAGAGAACCACAGATTGCACCGATGGGTGCCTGCAATGCATCACCAGATGACAATTGCTCACTTAGTAATAACGCATGTGTTGGCACGAGTGGCCGTGACACGAACATTCTATCAAGGTGAAGGACATAGTGTTTCGGAATCTAATAACAGATACAACTAAGCGTCGATTGGTCGGCACAGCCATTGCGATATTCGCCGTGTCTGCTGTTGTGCTGTATTATTATCGCTGGAGTAGATTTATGGTGTCAGGACTCTTTGTTTGTGTTGGACGATGAGAAGAGATGGTGAGACACCTATCGGCGGCTATTTGGCCAAGACAAGCTTCCGGACAAACGTGAGAAGGACACAAAGAGTTGACACCTTACTTTGTTCCTGGTGCATTGTTTGACTTCTATAAGGCTCGCTATCCGAGCATGGCAGATGATGCACTTTGCGATATCCTTCGACAAGGGCTTTAACTATGGATATTCGAGAATCCATTCGCATTGAGGGAATGCCTTTTCCTAAGCCATTGCCGGTGCCGTTGGAATTACTCCGGAGAATATTTTCCGAACATGGCCTTTATTTCGAGGACATGGGCAACAAGAGAAGTGTTAAGTTCACTGGTTCGTATGAGCCGACACGCCTGAGTAAGGTTCAGGAAATTGTCGATGATCAGCATTGGGATGTTAAGGTATCACGGACCATATGGCCAGAGTACGACGACAGCGATTACCAGCGAGCTCCGCTGTGGGAGGTATTATTCCCCGATCTTTGGATTGACGAGATTGATTTTTCTTCGACTTGTGGAGAATGTGGACGCAAGCGAATTGTGGTAGACACGAGCGTCCGTGTCTCGGAAGTGAAGTCAAAGAAGCCACTTCACAGTGTCAACGGCCAATTCAAGATTGTCTCTGCGGAAGTAAAAGCCGCAATCGAAGAATCACTTGTCGGAGCGTGTTTTCTTCCGTTTGATCAACAAGAAAGATATTTCTACTTGCAGGCAATGTGTAACCTAGGACCGTTGATCCTACACGATAATGAGGTGGTCGCGCACTCCGGCGAATGTTCCAAGTGCAATCTTCCCAAGTTTACGACATTATTCGGTCCACTTCGATATGGGAAATCACGTTGGTCGGGTGAAGATATCGTGCACGAGTCATTTCACAACTCTTGTCTATTCACTCCGTTAGCGTTCGATTTGCTGCGAACATTTGATCAAGACCTAAGCCGCGTTGGCATCGCTTTATTGGATTAATCATCCCCCTGCATTTTCCCGCTCATCGGAGTATGTTCTTAGTGACAGGAGCTTCACGCTGTGGAGTCGTGACGTGGCGAAGAAATAGTACGCCTGCCTGCGTATGATGGGG from Blastopirellula marina encodes the following:
- a CDS encoding DNA translocase FtsK; its protein translation is MFEERSIQRDLIAIGLSALTIFLALSLLSYRADDAIGELPAPLANFYQPDQVVFPQPQVVHNLCGGIGALAADFLLVTLGIGAYFAVVSLGTLDVVLLMRREITSPAIRLAGWLATLAGITTLVTIVVPGASPGPISGSGGKLGLVGQQFLSEHFATTGSVILCLTVIACGLLLCTEYELVRITVWGLVKAKEKTQAGAAAWKSRRERLAEEKRAKLRAEFGLDGEEDEYEYEEEEVDEKGVRIKIGGRQIKTDVDEEIPFEDGEEVLGGEQEIDEEEVDEEEPEEEEEIDEEVEEELEEEEIDEEVPITRVDKPQETSPLSVKSRKSKKEKQDEDRKSVMSELDSAADGRSNPKNYELPPIELLIESDDFSFEEQEREVRQKAKVLEKTFLNFGFNVKVVEIETGPVIAQYEVELEAGLRLSKITGLADDLAIALRVPSVRIVAPIPGKNTVGIEVPNEERQMVRLREVMEEASGRMNKMKVPIFLGKDVSGNSLAVDLAAMPHLLIAGRTGTGKSVCLNALITSILMTRRPDEVRMLMIDPKMVELSCYRTLPHLMHPVVTDMKKAEAILAWAVEKMEERYQLLAQVGVRHLSAFNALGEEEIWDRMGCEDEGERNNVATHLPYIVIVADEIADMMMTAGKEVEQHIIRLAQKSRAVGIHLILATQKPTVDVITGLIKSNLPARISFQVASRTDSRVVLDEMGADKLLGNGDMLFLWPGTSTLMRGQGTYLSDEEINRVVEFVSTGEQDFVKELVQLKVEDGATADPAKMKKRDELYEAAVDVIVAEQRGSVSLLQRALGVGYGRGARLIDFMAEDGIVGPYNGSQAREVVITPEEWELMKSGQSAPTEVEPEPVAAAPKAKRSNKIKPHIPEEEEEEEEIDEEIEEEYEEEEYEEEDGDGEEYEYEEDEEAEYEEEEYEESDEEEEEYEDDDEEYLEESA
- the truB gene encoding tRNA pseudouridine(55) synthase TruB; amino-acid sequence: MHGILNLNKPAGKTSRDIVNIVQRLIRPVKTGHAGTLDPLATGVLVCPVGHGTKLIEYIQRLPKTYVAKFILGKKSETEDIEGHVETLINPPQPSREQIDAALPLLHGKIMQVPPAFSALKIAGKRAYDLARQGKKVELAAREIEIYSIEVLAYHYPDLWLEIRCGSGTYVRSLGRDLAQQLGTEAVMAELARTAIGNFRREDAVNPCEGFDRATIERSLLPTVQAVQGLSQVTVGQEDIVRLVHGKLISIDVAEAREAAVVDAAGNLLAVVQPGKEGGWRSVRNFANDYL
- a CDS encoding SecDF P1 head subdomain-containing protein translates to MIRIVLMISFSLFVISGCGKTPPPQPVAVAVPPGMTVEIYELDPTQDPSSLTAVHPETGKPIFLKTPPLIATSDVATIAEVVESPPLHSESPPLHSESATLQINLNPTGATNMATATATPSGQELAIVVNGVTVAVAQVRTQISDKMVIQGGNDTGEFQRQIGMLTGGK